A window from Calliopsis andreniformis isolate RMS-2024a chromosome 5, iyCalAndr_principal, whole genome shotgun sequence encodes these proteins:
- the Flii gene encoding FLII actin remodeling protein isoform X3, protein MRDTQRTLNNIPSSLETLTNLQELDLSRNDLPRVPDALYSLPNLRRLNLSDNQITELSTAIELWTKLETLNVCRNKLTTIPPSICKIVTLRRLYLNDNQLDFDGIPSGIGKLSSLQVFSAANNRLEMIPEGLCRCGSLKKLILSSNRLITVPDAVHLLTDLERLDLRDNPNLVMPPKPTEVRKGSGIEFYNIDFSLQHQLRLAGANVPTPTQTANSKDPIARKMRLRRRRDQEEADQDQAKILKGMKDIAKEKNKDEESEESKAESLKPKRWDETLEKPPLDYSEFFDEDAGQVPGLSVWEIENFLPNEIEEVAHGKFYEGDCYIVLKTDIDETGSLVWAIYFWIGEKATLDKRACAAIHAVNLRNYLGAQCRTIREEQGEESDEFLMLFESGIAYIEGGRTSSGFYTVEDTPSVTRLYRVHAADASIHLEPVPVRFVSLDPGYVFVLDTGSKIFVWYGKKAKSTLKSKARLMAEKINKNERKNKAEIVTELMNSESKDFLSCMNVSDVSQLPPIIEHVDPNFVPLAPRLYQVQLGMGYLELPQVEVPHGKLTNTLLNNRNVYILDCHLDVYVWFGKKSTRLVRAAAVKLSQELFNMIERSEYAMVTRLQEGTESQIFKSKFTGWDEVIAVDFTRTAESVAKTGADLTKWAKQQETKADLAALFMPRQPPMSFAEAQQLMSEWNDDLEGMEALVLEGKKFVRLPEEELGHFYSGDCYVFLCRSWMPLDTTENEDGGDEEFEENYQCTVYFWQGRDAGNMGWLTFTFSLQKKFKSLFGENLEVVRTHQQQENLKFLAYFKRKFIIHRGKRKQPKPSGSNRVEFYHLRSNGSALCTRLIQIPADSTLLNSSFCYILNVPFNNDDETGIVYVWIGSKADSDEARLIEEIAKEMFDNWISLQVLNEGEEPDNFFWVALGGKKPYDTDAEYMNYTRLFRCSNEKGYFTISEKCTDFCQDDLADDDIMILDNGEQVFLWLGSRCSEVEIKLAYKSAQVYIQHLRVKQPDKPRKLFLTAKGKESRRFTKCFHGWSSHKRPPQ, encoded by the exons ATGCGCGACACGCAGCGAACGTTGAACAATATCCCGTCGAGTTTGGAAACTTTGACGAATCTGCAGGAGTTGGATTTATCTCGAAACGATTTACCTCGAGTTCCGGATGCGCTCTATTCTTTGCCCAATTTGCGTCGTTTAAATTTAAGCGACAATCAAATAACCGAACTCTCCACTGCGATCG AGCTCTGGACTAAATTGGAAACTTTGAACGTATGTCGCAATAAATTGACAACGATACCACCTTCGATATGCAAAATCGTTACCTTGAGAAGATTGTATTTGAACGATAATCAGTTGGATTTCGACGGTATTCCTTCCGGAATCGGCAAGTTGTCGTCGTTGCAAGTATTCTCCGCGGCGAATAATCGTTTGGAGATGATACCCGAGGGTTTATGCAG ATGCGGTTCGTTGAAGAAGCTGATATTGTCGTCCAATCGACTGATCACCGTGCCGGATGCCGTTCATCTTTTGACCGACTTGGAACGACTCGATTTGAGAGATAATCCGAACTTGGTGATGCCTCCGAAACCGACGGAGGTACGAAAAGGATCCGGTATCGAATTCTACAACATCGACTTCTCTTTGCAACATCAACTGCGTCTGGCTGGAGCTAACGTACCGACACCGACGCAAACCGCGA ATAGCAAAGATCCGATAGCTCGCAAGATGAGACTCCGAAGGAGACGAGATCAAGAAGAAGCTGACCAAGATCAGGCCAAGATATTGAAG GGTATGAAGGATATAGCTAAGGAGAAGAACAAAGACGAAGAGTCCGAAGAATCTAAAGCGGAATCTTTGAA GCCGAAACGATGGGACGAGACGTTGGAGAAGCCACCGCTGGACTATTCGGAATTTTTCGACGAAGACGCCGGTCAGGTACCTGGTTTATCCGTATGGGAGATTGAAAATTTTTTACCGAACGAGATAGAGGAAGTGGCGCATGGAAAATTTTACGAAGGCGATTGCTACATCGTTCTGAAAACCGATATCGATGAAACTGGATCGTTGGTGTGGGCTATCTATTTTTGGATAGGAGAGAAAGCTACG TTGGACAAACGGGCTTGTGCCGCGATTCATGCCGTGAATTTACGGAATTATCTAGGCGCTCAATGTCGTACCATCAGAGAGGAACAAGGTGAAGAGTCGGATGAGTTCTTGATGCTTTTCGAGTCTGGCATTGCATACATCGAAGGTGGTCGTACTTCGTCCGGCTTCTACACGGTCGAAGACACG CCGTCCGTGACGCGACTGTACAGAGTACACGCAGCGGATGCTTCGATTCACTTGGAGCCTGTACCCGTCCGTTTCGTCTCCTTGGATCCGGGTTATGTTTTCGTCTTGGACACGGGTAGTAAAATCTTCGTGTGGTATGGCAAAAAAGCGAAAAGCACGTTGAAATCGAAGGCGAGACTGATGGCCGAGAAGATTAACAAGAACGAGAGGAAGAACAAAGCGGAAATTGTAACGGAGCTCATGAATTCGGAGTCGAAAGACTTTTTGTCGTGCATGAATGTCTCGGATGTTTCGCAATTGCCACCGATTATA GAACACGTGGATCCTAATTTCGTACCCCTCGCTCCGCGTTTGTATCAAGTTCAACTTGGTATGGGTTATTTGGAGTTGCCACAAGTTGAAGTACCTCATGGAAAGCTGACGAATACGCTGTTGAACAATCGCAACGTTTACATATTGGATTGTCATTTGGACGTTTACGTTTG GTTCGGGAAAAAGTCGACGAGATTAGTACGAGCAGCGGCTGTTAAGCTTTCTCAAGAGCTGTTTAATATGATAGAACGTTCGGAATATGCCATGGTAACGAGATTGCAAGAAGGAACGGAATCCCAG ATCTTCAAATCTAAGTTCACCGGATGGGACGAAGTGATAGCCGTAGATTTTACTAGAACCGCTGAATCGGTCGCTAAAACTGGTGCTGATCTCACGAAATGGGCCAAACAACAGGAGACGAAG GCTGATCTGGCCGCGCTCTTTATGCCGAGACAACCACCGATGTCGTTCGCCGAAGCTCAACAGCTTATGTCGGAATGGAACGACGACTTGGAAGGAATGGAAGCGTTGGTGTTAGAAGGAAAGAAATTCGTGCGTTTACCGGAAGAGGAGTTGGGACATTTTTACAGCGGTGACTGTTACGTCTTTTTGTGCCGTAGCTGGATG CCACTGGATACAACGGAAAACGAAGATGGCGGTGACGAAGAATTCGAAGAGAATTATCAGTGTACGGTATACTTTTGGCAAGGCAGAGATGCGGGAAACATGGGATGGTTAACGTTTACGTTCAG TTTGCAGAAAAAATTTAAATCATTGTTCGGGGAGAACTTGGAAGTAGTTAGAACTCATCAACAGCAAGAGAATCTCAAGTTTTTGGCGtactttaaaagaaaatttattatTCATCGTGGTAAGCGTAAACAACCTAAGCCTTCGGGTAGTAACAGGGTCGAATTTTATCACTTAAGGAGTAACGGAAGTGCGTTGTGTACTAGGCTGATACAAATACCAGCTGATTCGACGCTGTTGAATTCTTCTTTCTG TTACATCTTGAACGTACCGTTCAATAACGACGACGAAACGGGAATAGTGTACGTTTGGATCGGCTCTAAAGCGGACAGCGACGAGGCGCGTTTAATCGAAGAAATCGCCAAAGAGATGTTCGATAAC TGGATAAGTTTGCAAGTTCTGAACGAGGGAGAGGAACCGGATAATTTCTTTTGGGTAGCCTTGGGTGGAAAGAAACCGTACGACACCGATGCGGAGTACATGAATTACACCAGACTATTCAGATGTTCGAACGAGAAAGGATATTTCACGATCAGCGAGAAATGCACTGATTTCTGTCAG GATGACCTAGCGGACGACGATATCATGATACTGGACAACGGTGAACAAGTATTTCTGTGGTTGGGAAGCCGATGTTCGGAAGtggaaataaaattagcgtATAAATCCGCACAG GTATACATTCAACATTTACGAGTAAAGCAACCCGATAAACCACGAAAATTGTTTTTAACTGCGAAAGGAAAAGAATCTCGAAGATTCACCAAATGCTTTCACGGTTGGAGTTCGCACAAAAGACCGCCTCAATAA